GCTCGCGCTCGCCGACGACCCCGTCGATCACGACGCCGATCTCCGAGTCGTCCCCGGTGACGGCGACATCCACTCCTCGGTCACCGGCGTCGAGGGGTCCCGACTGGGTGAGAGTCACGACCGGGCCGCGACGATCGCCGAGCGCGACGGGGTCACCCACGCCACGCCGGTGCTCGCCGAACCGCTCCGAGTCGCGAATCCCGACAGTGACCGCAGTGAGTATATTCTCGTCGTCGGAATCGTTCCCGGATCGGAGTCGACGTCGGTCGCCGGCCTGCCGACCGACGCGCTCGAGCCCGGCGATCCGCACCACGCTGACGGCACCTACGACGGCTCACCGACGGGCGAGATCGTTCTCTCGACGGCCGCCGCCGACTCGCTCGAGGCCGACGCGGACGACTCGCTCACGCTCGAGAGCGAGGCCGGCGATCTCGAGACACAGTACACCGTCACCGCCGTCGAAGACGCCGAACGCGGCGAGACCGAGTCCCCGGTTGCGCTCGTCCATTTGAGCGAACTGCAATCGCTCACCGGCGCTGACGAGGGCGGGCTCGCCGACCGGGTGCTCGTCTGGGGCGAGGACGACGCCGCCCAGGCGGGGGCCGCCGCCGCGTACCCGAACGCGGCGGCGGAGACGGACGGGACCGCTGATATCCGCGCGCTGTTCGGTGACCGACTCGCGCTCGCGACGAGCGCGCTCGCGTTGGTAGTCGCGCTCAGCATCTGTTCGCTGCTGGTCGCAACTACTGCCGGCCTGGCGGTCGAGGCGGACCGGCAGACGCTCGCGACGCTCGCTGCGGTCGGCTTTCCGACCGGAAGCCGACTGGTCGTCGTCGCGGTGACGACGCTGACGACGGCGGGACTCGGGGCGCTGCTGGGTCTGGTTCTCGGTGTCGCCGGGATCGCGGCGACCAACGCCGCTGCGACGGCGACCGTCGCCCCCGAGGCGGTCGCGACCGTCCACCCGCTGTTCGTTCCGTACGCGTTCGGGGTCGCGCTGCTGTCGACGCTGGTGGCGCTGCCGTACCCGCTCGCGCTCGCGGCTCGAACGGACATCCTCGCGGAGGTGAGTCGATGAATTCTCGAGGAGCAGTCACGCGAGCCCGTGCCGTCGTCGGCCTCGCGCTCGCACAGCTTCGGCACTCGCCCGGACGGACCGCGCTTGCAGTGTTCGGCGTCGTGCTGGCCGTGCTCTCCGTCACGCTGCTCGCGGGTCTCGGGATCGGCGTGATCGAAACGGGCCAGGAAAAGTTCGACGAGTCCGGCCGTGATATCTGGATCACCGGGGGCCCCGGCGGGGACGCGTCAGCCGGGGCCGAGAACGAGGTCGTCGATGCGCAAGCCGTCGCAGCCGACGTCCGCGAGCGCGACGACGTCGGCGACGTCTCGACGATCGCGATGCACGACGTCTACGTCGGCCCGGACCCCGAAGCCACCGAGCCGGTCACCGCCGTCGGCATCCAGGGCACCCACACCCACTTCGAGTTCGAGGCGGGCGGGGGATTCGACGGCACCGCGTACGCGGA
This DNA window, taken from Natronococcus sp. CG52, encodes the following:
- a CDS encoding FtsX-like permease family protein codes for the protein MTTRDPKTDDSTFGNRFTRWRGLLTVALASVRTRAKTSAKGQTLATICIVALTVANLLLVTGIALALADDPVDHDADLRVVPGDGDIHSSVTGVEGSRLGESHDRAATIAERDGVTHATPVLAEPLRVANPDSDRSEYILVVGIVPGSESTSVAGLPTDALEPGDPHHADGTYDGSPTGEIVLSTAAADSLEADADDSLTLESEAGDLETQYTVTAVEDAERGETESPVALVHLSELQSLTGADEGGLADRVLVWGEDDAAQAGAAAAYPNAAAETDGTADIRALFGDRLALATSALALVVALSICSLLVATTAGLAVEADRQTLATLAAVGFPTGSRLVVVAVTTLTTAGLGALLGLVLGVAGIAATNAAATATVAPEAVATVHPLFVPYAFGVALLSTLVALPYPLALAARTDILAEVSR